The Plectropomus leopardus isolate mb chromosome 2, YSFRI_Pleo_2.0, whole genome shotgun sequence genome has a window encoding:
- the si:ch1073-335m2.2 gene encoding msx2-interacting protein isoform X2: MVRETRHLWVGNLPEHVREEKIVEHFKRYGRVESVKVLRKRGSEGGVAAFVDFVDIKSAQKAHNAVNKMGDRDLRTDYNEPGSVPSAVRGLEDSSPSSSRDVTGFSRGTVGPVFGPPVSLHTREGRYERRIDGSESRERAYDHSPYGHHERSGTFDRQRHYNADYYRDRSMFAAAGPGSSAIGGSFEASDPHFDSRIRDPFTLTNSTRRDLYRDDRGRRPDRTYHHRRSRSSHSSQSRHPSPQRTTGQTPKTPHSPKRAPLSPGRGPRSRSRSRSSSSDSVSSTSSTGSGSDSNSSSSDGSRARSVQSSAAHAPTSSMGLDSDEPRRSFGIKVQNLPVRSTDTSLKDGLFHEFKKHGKVTSVQIHGTSEDRYGLVFFRQQEDQEKALTVSKGKLFFGMLIEVTAWNGPETESENEFRPLDGRIDEFHPKATRTLFIGNLEKTTSYQQLLDIFQRFGEIVDIDIKKVNGVPQYAFVQYSDIASVCKAIKKMDGEYLGSNRLKLGFGKSMPTTCVWLDGLATSITEQYLTRHFCRYGHVVKVVFDRLKGMALVLYNNTDFAQAAVRETKGWKIGGNKIKVDFASQESQMAFYRSMQASGQDIRDFYEIPPERREERRPPYHEFTAERAYYENIRTPGLYPEEARRDYAARSRDRFPELEHYQADHFDPRYHEDPRDYRDYRDPFEQDIRKYTYIQRERERERERFEADRSRWSPSHPRRPVTPAVSPSPSERAPRDSERRVYSQSSERSGSVSSMSPPHFDKSEKTLLEHASKSDKSDKSSQPDRVAGAEKTKRAKRKEKGDKEKAEKIKSRKAKGQSPSNPIPDTELENAFDGGSGRGRGSDQDANDRQKCKGDGESLTGNQLSSAHHDSVKSERSEMSKSETSDLDGKNRLKKHLKPDIGNDGKDSSVDSDRLAARKRRFADSGGRTIRQKRGRHEEEDAIPAADFGASATYLKELNTDKHKDSQRRDSRLKTDKSGTQKDSQEDLRGQREKSEGSLDPLESKRHPGHTSSRRFSHEGITDQSSVREQEHHAAFKFGTQTADTEKSVKNKEDHVDIDLSQSYRKQMEQNRRLHQLQQQRESDKSDKPGSPQGSETEDLEHRSLVHEVGKPPEDVTDNFPSHKLKKQDQFEMDSGIKRERVYRSFRQKSEDPDWNNISSPGHQHFSQHGDEEFVDPSQKELGRNEEKIHSDLELLVKRTHSTQVNKPNASLLSVEEEQQKRWENRVKQDLLPDLNFSRSLSKNIHNRKRLEYGIWHDLEPGEVRSDSEEDRENKPHSPVPSTSMPFSERPRVDRFSDPKLAHLERNKFYSFALDQTITPDTKALLERAKSLSSSREDNWSFLDYDSHFASFRNRKDTEKVESAPRPTPSWYMKKKKSRNGSEDKLDDRKEEPKPEEQEHRELFASRFLHSPVFELDSRRLQHLERKHEEPEHTLNQQPGQQGTADGELDSGPVVLFHSRFLELTRLQQQKNKTHQLQEPKVDTMTTDDNKVEKAPVQEQQALQSPETESVIEPEIKPISPAEEPITEPRLTYTSVTKSVDKDLSPPEEKCFASNPAPDPYTPVSVIKDEVNEEVKENEPVVPMHHPITEAPSDFEPTAPEPSYSVDRCKLSPSEGNLDIVTEEAKQLCTEKPCRRDSHEEFVSISEAEVDPETTQPEVPEATSPILPTLAEEEKEKETHFACKAAAEPEEEKKPQVNKVQIATDNDTNDEPISPQKEPKTKEMKNKKGKQSPAQVAPAPVMSTSGSEKQATRKSERIDKEKLKRGSSPRAESKSTGKSPIHGTEPDMSEPGISAGRARRRNVKSVYATPVEDEVPVRSGKEITESPRSARKRGTDKDTTQQQNIEQDQPAPTPVTKRGRPPKNRRQGDESSTVKVEKSKTENKDIDSNESEGGERIQKVSKGKTSPHGAKGSLNPMSTVLGSGSTKKGEKTELGEDDDQEMDFTDEDSLALQVSSSSCKEDPSKVEQKKEEKDKQGRDTGKDKDVLHEKPCEGKSTGKETDSPVLEEKPTLEKDRIVRGKTKLTRTPKSPVLKNLKIRLNVTEVKDLLQLGDDELGNQEDSSKKLRSGDHSDHVSKCTNADKEGSNNDEKENATLEKNELQETPKSLISKEVELEQAVKNIAKLTDPAFPTEPQTPPVPHTEVKSDLEEEKPSNPASETELMAAIYSITPEDGTTSLNQAPPPSADVGSESEIQDLIPPAKDDEPEANTPAIQEETVFPTTPKKGTKGRPKSSKRPKVQKQIRKDLKDSPLISEELTTPLSDCPPSSINTVPATTPSAATAAVITPTTWKQEPGPLAVKATDGIAESESSSEEQTQHLKPVTPLSKSPTCPKPQQVPPECPSPSLSPLANRPNIRPIQTSRIPVSPPDWRHQSKDTGVSSSPVMPLASKENQPLSSDSDNVDIHHGTSDLRQILMKHKNISLQGSSSIPTNQPTLRDQNLPESNTLSAVVPNKSPLPGSGMAAHPAPPMVRPPASLPSPETKSVISVIASTATSVISRVCNPPEPEDKVNMNIGNPCLDMTLPKPPYRPSKDDTGSYHGPSVGEEGGSGARFIVESPTLGTGSCSGLRVNTSEGVVVLSHSGQKTEGPQRISAKISQIPQATAGDMESQPLVSMPQIKQEMYGHSHLGVQKGPPLQTDHGHPGKTSSTLSSIKQESTSLEKMDSPYQPGTQVVVKRLTQSNQQAMSYHQEYMPIKHQKKMDSADPHSTDGAKPPWTSAVSPAISPHLPSPPGNHVGFVAAAGDRAPSHISGVKQEPRSPRKSGHPHSPFTKVSSPIGSSSPKGIPVMLSTGLPAMQQFITGVHHPEQSVIMPPHSVPGGLGRMSPHRVTQSIPVGHLVQGDVRVNTPPLSVMSYGMHSEPLSTPWSGPMQPRPTSPQAVGRDKVLKVNPGSLRSHEVEQEEARRFHQNPGRQSAQLKPETMQSDPRGPLRGSVQLETYMAQRDMRVLLHQQGERLSTDPHSGHIQETLPPSSAPSSLPLSLSPRAHVLPKGVSEKDITKPLEAKRPHSPLPKDGMMGIRQSGQAMASPQRVQLMPPGPSGSFPEYSGIYSNPRGIHSQIPETSPLGLNQPPLNVTPTVGADLQTKPDGKMTQPVNMVQLLTKYPIVWQGLLALKNDTAAVQLHFVCGNKALAHRSLPLQEGGALLRIVQRMRLEASQLESVARRMTGDSDFCLLLALPCGRDQDDVLNQTQALKAAFINYLQTKLAAGIINIPNPGSNQPAYVLQIFPPCEFSESHLSQLAPDLLNRISSISPHLMIVITSV, translated from the exons ATGGTTCGGGAAACCAGACACCTTTGGGTGGGAAATTTACCCGAACATGTCCGAGAGGAGAAAATTGTGGAGCATTTTAAACG GTATGGGCGCGTGGAAAGTGTTAAAGTTCTTCGGAAGCGAGGGTCAGAGGGTGGTGTTGCAGCCTTTGTGGATTTTGTGGATATCAAAAGTGCGCAGAAGGCTCACAATGCTGTCAACAAGATGGGAGACAGGGACCTTAGGACTGACTACAATGAACCTGGGTCAGTCCCTAGTGCTGTTCGGGGCCTTGAAGACAGCTCCCCCTCGAGCAGTCGAGACGTTACAGGATTCTCTAGGGGAACAGTTGGTCCAGTGTTTGGCCCACCTGTGTCCCTTCACACCAGAGAGGGACGTTATGAACGGAGAATAGATGG CTCAGAAAGCCGTGAACGTGCTTATGATCACAGCCCATATGGACACCATGAGCGGAGCGGCACCTTCGACAGACAGCGTCACTACAATGCTGATTATTACAGAGATCGTTccatgtttgctgctgctggcccAGGAAGCAGTGCTATCGGTGGAAGCTTTGAAGCATCAGATCCACATTTTGACTCTAGGATTCGAGACCCTTTTACTCTCACTAATTCTACGCGGCGTGACCTATACAGAGATGACAGAGGACGGCGGCCTGACAGAACCTACCATCACCGCCGGAGCCGATCATCTCATTCCTCACAGTCAAGGCACCCATCCCCACAACGGACCACAGGACAAACTCCCAAAACTCCTCATTCCCCTAAAAGAGCTCCTTTGTCCCCTGGGAGAGGTCCACGATCTCGCTCACGCAGCAGGTCCTCAAGCTCTGATTCTgtcagcagcaccagcagcacgGGCAGCGGCAG CGACTCAAACAGCAGCTCAAGTGATGGCTCTCGGGCGCGCTCTGTTCAGTCGTCAGCTGCACATGCCCCTACCTCCTCTATGGGGCTTGACTCAGATGAGCCACGCAGAAGCTTTGGAATTAAAGTGCAAAACCTACCTGTGCGCTCCACAG ACACTAGTTTAAAAGATGGACTTTTCCATGAATTCAAGAAACATGGGAAAGTGACTTCAGTGCAGATCCATGGAACATCAGAAGACCGATATGGTTTGGTGTTCTTCAGACAGCAGGAGGATCAAGAGAAAGCCCTTACTGTCTCCAAAGGAAAACTGTTCTTCGGCATGCTTATTGAAGTCACTGCTTGGAATGGTCCTG aaacagaaagtgaaaatgagTTCAGGCCCTTGGATGGGCGGATAGACGAGTTCCACCCAAAGGCCACAAGGACACTGTTTATAGGCAACCTTGAGAAGACCACCAGTTATCAACAACTCCTTGATATTTTTCAGCGCTTTGGAGAAATTGTG GACATTGACATCAAGAAAGTAAATGGAGTTCCCCAGTATGCCTTTGTGCAGTATTCTGATATTGCCAGTGTCTGCAAGGCCATTAAAAAGATGGATGGAGAGTATCTGGGCAGCAACAGACTAAAG CTTGGGTTTGGGAAGAGTATGCCCACAACATGTGTTTGGCTAGATGGTTTGGCAACCAGTATTACAGAGCAATACCTCACACGGCATTTTTGCCGGTATGGACATGTAGTTAAG GTTGTATTTGATAGATTGAAAGGGATGGCCCTCGTCTTGTACAACAACACAGATTTTGCTCAGGCAGCTGTGAGGGAGACCAAAGGTTGGAAGATTGGtggcaataaaataaag gtGGATTTTGCAAGTCAAGAGAGTCAGATGGCATTCTACCGATCCATGCAGGCATCTGGTCAAGACATTAGAGACTTCTATGAGATTCCTCCTGAACGACG AGAGGAACGCAGACCTCCATATCATGAATTTACAGCAGAAAGGGCTTACTATGAGAATATACGAACTCCTGGCCTTTACCCAGAGGAGGCTAGAAGAGACTATGCAGCTCGCAGCAGAGACCGTTTTCCTGAATTGGAACACTATCAGGCAGATCACTTTGACCCACGTTATCATGAAGATCCAAGAGACTACAGGGATTACCGAGACCCTTTTGAGCAAGACATTCGAAAATACACGTATATTcaaagagagcgagaaagagagcgagaacGCTTTGAGGCTGACCGCAGCAGGTGGAGCCCTTCCCATCCAAGACGACCAGTCACTCCTGCTGTATCGCCTTCACCATCTGAGCGTGCCCCCAGGGACTCAGAACGACGGGTTTACAGCCAGTCCTCTGAGCGAAGTGGTAGTGTTAGCTCAATGTCACCACCACACTTTGACAAATCTGAGAAGACCCTGCTGGAACATGCCTCCAAGAGTGACAAGAGTGACAAGAGCAGCCAACCAGATCGTGTGGCAGGTGCTGAGAAGACCAAGCGTGCAAAAcgaaaagaaaaaggtgataAAGAAAAAGCTGAGAAGATTAAATCAAGGAAAGCAAAGGGGCAATCTCCATCCAACCCAATACCTGACACAGAGCTTGAGAATGCTTTTGATGGAGGGTctggaagaggaagaggatcAGACCAAGATGCTAATGATAGGCAGAAATGCAAAGGGGATGGTGAATCTCTTACTGGAAATCAGTTGTCCTCTGCTCATCATGACTCTGTCAAAAGTGAAAGATCTGAAATGAGTAAAAGCGAGACCTCTGACTTGGATGGAAAAAATCGACTAAAGAAGCATCTAAAGCCTGATATTGGAAATGATGGGAAAGATTCATCAGTGGATTCAGATCGCCTTGCTGCAAGAAAAAGGCGCTTTGCTGATTCTGGTGGAAGGACTATTCGTCAGAAAAGAGGCAGACATGAAGAGGAGGATGCTATTCCAGCAGCTGACTTTGGTGCTAGTGCCACATATTTGAAAGAGttgaacacagacaaacacaaagattctCAGCGCAGAGATTCAAGACTCAAAACGGATAAAAGTGGCACTCAGAAGGATAGTCAGGAGGACCTTAGAGGACAAAGAGAGAAGTCAGAGGGATCTTTGGACCCCCTGGAATCAAAACGACATCCAGGGCACACTTCGTCCAGAAGATTTTCACATGAGGGGATTACAGACCAAAGCAGTGTGAGAGAACAAGAACACCATGCTGCTTTCAAATTTGGTACTCAGACTGCTGACACTGAGAAAAGTGTTAAGAACAAGGAAGACCATGTTGACATTGACCTTTCTCAGAGTTACCGCAAGCAAATGGAGCAGAATAGACGGTTGCACCAGCTGCAACAACAGCGTGAGTCTGACAAATCTGACAAACCAGGAAGTCCACAGGGAAGTGAAACAGAGGACTTGGAACATCGCAGTCTTGTACATGAAGTTGGTAAACCACCTGAAGATGTCACTGATAATTTCCCGTCTCACAAACTAAAGAAACAAGACCAATTTGAAATGGACTCGGGGATTAAGAGGGAGCGTGTCTACAGAAGCTTTAGACAAAAAAGTGAAGATCCTGACTGGAACAACATCTCCTCTCCAGGACATCAGCATTTCTCTCAACATGGAGATGAGGAATTTGTGGATCCTTCTCAGAAAGAGTTAGGtagaaatgaggaaaaaattcACTCAGATCTAGAGCTATTAGTCAAAAGGACACATAGCACACAGGTAAACAAGCCAAACGCGTCTTTACTTAGTGTCGAAGAAGAGCAACAAAAGAGATGGGAGAACAGAGTTAAACAAGACTTGTTGCCTGACCTGAACTTTTCTAGAAGTCTAAGTAAAAACATTCACAATCGCAAGCGTTTAGAATATGGTATTTGGCATGACTTGGAGCCTGGGGAAGTACGGTCTGACtctgaggaggacagagagaacaAACCCCATTCTCCTGTGCCCTCCACATCTATGCCTTTTTCCGAGAGGCCAAGGGTTGACAGGTTTTCAGACCCTAAACTAGCCCATCTTGAAAGGAACAAATTCTACTCCTTTGCACTTGATCAAACCATAACACCTGATACAAAGGCTCTGCTAGAACGTGCAAAATCACTCTCATCTTCCAGAGAAGATAACTGGTCATTTCTGGATTATGATTCTCACTTTGCAAGTTTCCGCAACAGAAAGGATACTGAGAAGGTCGAATCAGCACCAAGACCTACACCCTCCTGgtacatgaaaaagaaaaagagtcgAAATGGATCTGAAGACAAACTAGATGACAGGAAGGAGGAACCTAAGCCGGAGGAACAAGAACACAGGGAACTATTTGCTTCTCGCTTCCTGCATAGCCCCGTCTTTGAGCTTGACTCAAGACGGCTGCAACACTTGGAGCGCAAACATGAAGAACCTGAGCATACACTAAACCAACAACCTGGTCAACAAGGCACAGCGGATGGTGAACTTGACTCAGGGCCAGTTGTCCTTTTCCATAGTCGTTTTTTGGAACTGACACGACTGCAACAACAGAAGAATAAAACTCATCAGTTGCAAGAGCCAAAAGTAGACACTATGACCACGGATGATAATAAAGTGGAAAAAGCACCTGTGCAAGAGCAGCAAGCTTTGCAGTCACCTGAAACCGAATCTGTTATAGAGCCAGAAATTAAACCTATCAGTCCTGCTGAAGAGCCAATTACTGAACCGAGACTCACCTATACTTCTGTCACCAAGTCTGTGGATAAGGACCTTTCTCCACCAGAAGAGAAATGTTTTGCGTCAAATCCAGCCCCTGATCCATATACCCCTGTGTCTGTCATTAAGGATGAGGTAAATGAAgaggtaaaagaaaatgaacctGTTGTACCCATGCACCACCCAATAACTGAGGCGCCATCTGATTTTGAGCCAACAGCACCCGAGCCCAGTTATTCAGTTGATAGATGTAAACTTTCTCCATCTGAAGGGAATTTGGATATTGTTACTGAGGAGGCAAAACAGCTCTGTACAGAAAAACCTTGCCGTCGTGACTCTCATGAGGAGTTTGTTAGCATTTCAGAAGCAGAGGTGGATCCTGAGACAACACAACCAGAAGTGCCTGAAGCCACTAGTCCCATACTGCCTACGCttgcagaggaagaaaaagagaaagagacccATTTTGCTTGTAAGGCAGCTGCAGAACCTGAGGAAGAGAAGAAACCTCAAGTTAATAAAGTGCAGATAGCCACTGATAATGACACAAACGATGAGCCAATCTCACCTCAGAAAGAgcctaaaacaaaagaaatgaaaaataaaaagggcaaACAATCCCCAGCTCAAGTTGCTCCAGCTCCTGTCATGTCTACCTCTGGTTCTGAGAAACAAGCGACGCGCAAAAGTGAGCGCATTGACAAAGAGAAGCTTAAACGCGGATCATCCCCAAGAGCTGAATCAAAGTCCACAGGCAAATCTCCTATTCATGGAACAGAGCCTGATATGTCAGAGCCAGGCATATCAGCAGGCAGAGCAAGACGAAGAAATGTTAAATCTGTGTATGCCACCCCAGTTGAAGATGAAGTGCCAGTTCGTTCTGGAAAGGAAATTACTGAGTCACCACGTTCTGCACGAAAGCGAGGTACTGACAAAGatacaacacaacaacaaaatattgaaCAGGACCAACCTGCTCCAACCCCTGTTACTAAAAGGGGCCGTCCCCCCAAGAATCGCAGACAAGGTGATGAGAGTTCAACAGTTAAAGTGGAAaagtcaaaaacagaaaataaggacATAGATTCAAATGAATCAGAGGGTGGGGAACGAATTCAAAAAGTGTCAAAAGGGAAAACATCCCCTCATGGCGCAAAGGGTTCATTGAATCCAATGTCTACAGTCCTAGGATCTGGATCAACaaagaagggggaaaaaactgaGTTGGGCGAGGATGATGATCAAGAAATGGATTTCACAGATGAAGATTCATTGGCTTTACAAGTTTCATCAAGTTCATGCAAAGAAGATCCATCAAAAGttgaacaaaagaaagaagagaaagacaaacaagGAAGAGATACAGGCAAAGATAAAGATGTTCTCCATGAAAAACCTTGTGAGGGTAAATCAACTGGTAAAGAGACAGATTCTCCAGTCTTAGAAGAGAAACCTACCTTGGAGAAAGACAGAATTGTGAGAGGAAAAACCAAGTTGACAAGGACTCCTAAGTCTCCTGTTCTCAAGAACCTCAAAATTAGACTTAATGTGACGGAGGTAAAAGATCTTCTTCAGTTAGGGGATGATGAACTTGGGAATCAAGAGGATTCTTCTAAAAAGTTAAGATCTGGTGACCACAGTGATCATGTTTCAAAGTGTACTAATGCTGACAAAGAAGGCTCAAACAACGATGAAAAGGAAAATGCcacattggaaaaaaatgagctCCAGGAAACACCAAAAAGCTTAATTTCCAAGGAGGTAGAATTGGAGCAGGCTGTGAAGAACATTGCTAAACTTACAGATCCAGCTTTTCCAACAGAACCACAGACACCACCTGTACCACATACAGAAGTAAAAAGTGACCTAGAGGAGGAAAAACCCTCTAATCCTGCTAGCGAAACAGAGCTCATGGCTGCTATTTACTCAATAACTCCCGAGGATGGAACTACATCCTTAAACCAAGCACCTCCACCAAGTGCAGATGTTGGTTCCGAATCTGAGATACAAGACTTGATTCCGCCTGCCAAGGATGATGAACCTGAAGCAAATACACCTGCTATACAGGAGGAAACTGTCTTCCCTACCACACCCAAAAAGGGTACCAAGGGAAGACCTAAATCAAGTaaacgtcctaaagtccaaAAGCAAATAAGAAAAGATTTAAAGGACAGTCCTTTAATAAGTGAGGAATTAACAACTCCTTTATCAGATTGTCCACCTTCCAGTATAAATACTGTTCCTGCAACAACTCCATCAGCAGCAACTGCTGCAGTTATTACTCCTACTACTTGGAAACAAGAACCTGGCCCTTTAGCTGTAAAGGCCACAGATGGAATTGCAGAGTCAGAGTCATCTTCTGAAGAACAGACTCAACATCTTAAACCTGTTACCCCACTGTCTAAGAGTCCAACATGCCCAAAGCCTCAACAGGTGCCACCTGAGTGCCCCTCTCCTTCCCTGTCTCCACTAGCTAACAGGCCAAATATCAGACCCATTCAAACAAGTAGAATTCCTGTCTCTCCACCAGATTGGCGCCACCAGTCCAAAGATACAGGAGTCTCCTCTTCGCCTGTCATGCCGTTGGCATCCAAGGAAAACCAACCTCTATCCTCAGACTCTGACAATGTTGATATTCATCATGGCACGAGTGACTTGAGGCAGATTCttatgaaacacaaaaatatttcattgcAAGGCAGTAGTTCCATTCCTACTAACCAACCTACCTTGCGAGATCAGAACCTCCCCGAAAGTAATACTCTGTCAGCTGTTGTGCCAAATAAGTCACCACTACCCGGTAGTGGAATGGCAGCTCATCCAGCTCCACCTATGGTTCGACCCCCAGCCTCACTACCCTCTCCGGAGACAAAGTCTGTGATCTCTGTTATTGCATCCACTGCAACCTCTGTTATCAGTCGTGTTTGCAACCCTCCTGAACCTGAGgacaaagtaaacatgaatattGGAAATCCATGTTTGGACATGACTCTACCAAAGCCACCCTATAGGCCCAGCAAAGACGATACTGGATCATACCATGGGCCATCTGTTGGTGAAGAGGGGGGAAGTGGTGCACGCTTCATTGTTGAGAGCCCCACTCTTGGTACAGGATCTTGCTCGGGTCTAAGAGTTAATACATCTGAAGGAGTGGTAGTGCTGAGCCACTCAGGCCAGAAAACAGAGGGACCCCAGAGGATTAGCGCAAAAATAAGCCAAATCCCACAAGCAACTGCAGGTGACATGGAGTCTCAGCCGCTGGTATCCATGCCCcagataaaacaggaaatgtatGGTCATTCTCATTTAGGAGTTCAAAAGGGACCCCCGTTGCAGACAGATCATGGGCATCCTGGTAAGACGTCGTCAACTTTGTCTTCAATTAAACAGGAAAGCACAAGTTTGGAAAAGATGGACTCTCCTTACCAACCTGGGACTCAAGTAGTAGTGAAGCGTCTCACACAGAGTAACCAGCAAGCTATGAGTTACCATCAAGAGTACATGccaataaaacatcaaaagaaaaTGGACAGTGCTGATCCTCACAGTACAGATGGAGCTAAACCGCCCTGGACCTCTGCTGTAAGTCCTGCAATAAGCCCCCATTTGCCCTCTCCACCTGGCAACCATGTAGGTTTTGTTGCAGCGGCTGGTGACAGAGCTCCCTCCCATATTAGTGGGGTGAAACAGGAACCGCGGTCCCCTCGCAAATCAGGTCATCCACACTCTCCGTTTACTAAAGTGTCCTCACCCATAGGCTCCTCGTCACCCAAGGGAATACCAGTGATGTTATCTACTGGCCTTCCTGCCATGCAGCAGTTTATTACTGGTGTACATCATCCAGAGCAGTCGGTTATCATGCCTCCTCACAGTGTACCTGGAGGCTTGGGGCGGATGTCTCCTCACCGTGTTACCCAGTCAATTCCAGTGGGGCATCTTGTCCAAGGAGATGTTCGGGTCAATACGCCACCTCTCTCTGTGATGAGCTATGGGATGCACAGTGAGCCTCTTTCCACTCCCTGGTCTGGTCCAATGCAGCCACGGCCCACTTCACCCCAGGCTGTTGGCAGAGACAAGGTTCTCAAGGTAAATCCAGGTTCTTTGAGGAGTCATGAAGTGGAACAGGAAGAAGCCAGACGCTTCCACCAGAATCCAGGAAGACAGTCTGCACAGTTAAAACCAGAGACTATGCAGTCAGATCCTCGTGGGCCTTTGCGGGGTAGTGTCCAGTTGGAAACATACATGGCGCAAAGAGATATGCGTGTCCTCTTGCACCAACAGGGAGAGCGTTTGAGCACAGACCCTCATTCTGGACACATTCAAGAGACTCTTCCCCCCTCTTCAGCACCTTCCAGCCTACCCTTATCCTTGTCTCCAAGAGCACACGTTTTGCCTAAAGGTGTGTCCGAGAAGGATATAACAAAGCCATTAGAGGCAAAGAGGCCACACTCTCCTCTTCCAAAAGATGGGATGATGGGAATCAGACAATCTGGGCAAGCAATGGCATCCCCACAGAGAGTTCAGTTAATGCCACCTGGACCCAGTGGCTCATTCCCAGAATACTCGGGGATTTACTCAAACCCAAGAGGCATCCATTCTCAAATACCAGAGACGTCACCTCTTGGACTGAACCAGCCACCACTGAACGTTACACCAACTGTG GGTGCAGACCTCCAGACAAAACCGGATGGTAAGATGACGCAGCCTGTTAATATGGTGCAGTTGCTCACG AAATACCCTATTGTGTGGCAAGGCCTGCTGGCACTAAAGAATGACACAGCTGCAGTCCAGTTGCATTTTGTATGTGGCAACAAAGCTTTGGCTCATCGATCCCTACCGCTGCAAGAAGGGGGCGCATTGCTCAGGATTGTCCAGAGAATGAGACTAGAGGCTTCACAACTGGAGAGTGTAGCCCGAAGAATGAca GGTGACAGTGACTTCTGTCTTCTCCTTGCTCTGCCATGTGGACGAGATCAAGACGATGTCCTAAACCAAACTCAAGCTCTTAAGGCTGCTTTCATCAACTACTTGCAGACAAAGTTGGCTGCTGGTATCATCAATATCCCCAACCCAGGTTCCAATCAG cCTGCCTATGTGCTACAGATTTTCCCACCATGCGAATTTTCGGAGAGCCACTTATCCCAGCTCGCCCCCGACCTCCTCAACAGAATCTCCAGCATCTCACCACACCTCATGATTGTCATCACCTCTGTGTAA